Proteins encoded by one window of Falsibacillus albus:
- the mutY gene encoding A/G-specific adenine glycosylase, whose protein sequence is MTKIFLKNLENVNISQFQRDLIDWFQREQRILPWRENKDPYRVWVSEIMLQQTRVDTVIPYFNNFMAKFPTLNALAEAEEEQVLKAWEGLGYYSRVRNLHKAVKEVKETYAGIVPDNAKEISKLKGVGPYTTGAVLSIAYGVPEPAVDGNVMRVLSRILSIWEDIAKPATRKIFEEAVRELIAKDNPSDFNQALMELGAIICTPTSPSCLLCPVREHCQAFHEGVQAELPVKTKNKKNKKVQLASAVLRTVDGKYLIRKRPSEGLLANLWEFPYFEIDSNYTSAKRQLNDYLQKEYSEDAKLENGAFAKLDHVFSHLTWNIEVYAGEVGGDIPQSETLKLVTEEEMQKYTFPVSNQKMWKHYKEKE, encoded by the coding sequence GTGACAAAAATATTTTTGAAGAATCTAGAAAACGTGAACATATCCCAATTCCAGCGGGATTTAATCGATTGGTTTCAACGTGAGCAGAGAATCCTTCCTTGGCGGGAAAATAAAGACCCTTATCGTGTATGGGTTTCAGAAATCATGCTCCAGCAAACGAGGGTCGATACGGTTATCCCGTATTTCAATAACTTCATGGCGAAATTCCCGACACTGAACGCGTTGGCAGAAGCCGAGGAAGAACAGGTGCTGAAAGCATGGGAAGGACTTGGCTATTATTCAAGGGTCCGGAATTTACATAAAGCTGTAAAGGAAGTGAAAGAAACGTACGCCGGCATTGTGCCAGATAATGCAAAAGAAATCTCTAAGTTGAAAGGCGTGGGCCCCTATACTACGGGAGCGGTTCTGAGCATTGCTTACGGTGTCCCGGAACCGGCAGTCGATGGAAATGTGATGCGCGTCCTTTCCAGGATCCTTTCCATTTGGGAGGATATCGCCAAACCTGCCACGCGAAAAATCTTTGAAGAAGCGGTCCGTGAACTGATTGCGAAAGACAATCCATCCGATTTCAATCAGGCGTTGATGGAGCTTGGCGCGATCATTTGTACACCGACATCCCCTTCGTGTCTGCTTTGTCCGGTCCGGGAACATTGTCAGGCCTTTCATGAAGGGGTGCAAGCTGAACTTCCAGTCAAAACGAAAAATAAGAAAAATAAAAAAGTTCAATTGGCTTCTGCTGTGCTTCGGACGGTTGACGGAAAGTACTTGATCAGAAAACGGCCTAGCGAAGGCCTGCTTGCAAACCTTTGGGAATTTCCGTATTTCGAAATTGATTCAAACTACACTTCTGCAAAAAGACAGTTGAATGATTATTTGCAGAAAGAATACAGTGAGGATGCCAAGCTTGAAAACGGGGCGTTCGCAAAACTTGACCACGTATTCTCCCATTTAACCTGGAATATTGAAGTATATGCGGGAGAAGTGGGCGGTGACATTCCACAATCCGAAACATTGAAGCTTGTCACCGAGGAAGAAATGCAGAAATACACCTTCCCCGTTTCAAACCAAAAAATGTGGAAGCACTATAAAGAAAAAGAGTGA